Part of the Lotus japonicus ecotype B-129 chromosome 6, LjGifu_v1.2 genome, GGCTTCTTTCACGACTTTACCCTTCTCCACCCGCGCGTTCAACCCACGGTCGCAGAGAACCACTTTTCCACGAACCACCGCCGGGTCGAGTGAACCGGGTAGGCATAAGATACCGGACTGGTTCGACCCCTTGCTGTAAACCAAACCAACCGGTTCAGCCCCCATTCCTTTTCCGCTGTAGAGAGAAACCCCGGCGAACCGCTTCTTGTTCCCGAGCAAGGCCGAGGCGGGGAAATCCCGGTCGAGCGTTCCGGCGCCGACGGTCATCAACCACGGCGCGACGTTGGCGAGTGAGGCTTTGCTTGGACCGCTGTTCCCGGCGGAGCAGGACACGAAGATCCCACGCTCCATCGCTGCAAACGCTCCGATGGCAATGGTGTCACGGAAGTAAGGACCAGACCCACCACCGAGGGAGAGTGAGAGAACATCAACGCCGTCCCTGATGGCGCGGTCCATTCCGGCGAGAATGTCGGACGCGAAGCAACCGTCGCTCCAGCAAACCTTGTACGTGGCAACACGCGCCTGTGGAGCCATGCCTCTAGCGGTTCCGCTAGCGTAACCGAGGAGACTAGCGTTCCCGACGTGGGATCCCGCGGCGGTGCTGGCAGTGTGGGTGCCGTGACCGTCGCTGTCACGCGGCGACGGTGGCTCTCTCTCTTTTCCGAAACCGCCGTCGTTACCGGCAGCCATGTGGAAGCCTCTGGAGAAGCTTCTGGCTCCGATGAGTTTCCTGTTGCAAAGCGAGGATGAGAAATCAGTGGCGTTCTCACACTCACCGCGCCACCGTGATGGGATCTCTGGCATTCCGGCGTCGTTGAAGCTAGGAGACTCCGGCCACACTCCGGTGTCAAGCACTCCAATGATAACATCACGAGAAGCCTGGTCAAGTTCCAGAGTTCTATGTCCTTCCCACAACCCCGTTTGTGTGTCAAGCCCCAGAAACTGGGGAGTACGCGTGGTGTGAAGATGGTAGAGAGTGTCTTCATAGAGACCCAGAACGGAATCAGATCCGAGCAGGGTCTGGGCTTGTTGTTCGTCAAGGGAAGCGGCGAAACCGTTGTAGGCGGTGTCGTAGGCGTAGAGAAGTGGGTCATCGGAGGTTTCTGAGTCAGTTGTGAGAGAAAGAGATCGGAGGCTGGCGGTGTACCAGTCGCGGCGGGTGGGGTAGATCTGGGGTTTGGTGTGGTGGTTCATGTGGACAATGTATGTCTTCTTGGGGGAAGAGCATGATGCAGAGAGGCATtgtaggaggaggaggatgaaggTGAAGGAGAGAGTTGAAATTGGAATGGAAGCCATtttggagaagagaagagaaaggaaaggAA contains:
- the LOC130722367 gene encoding subtilisin-like protease SBT1.8; its protein translation is MASIPISTLSFTFILLLLQCLSASCSSPKKTYIVHMNHHTKPQIYPTRRDWYTASLRSLSLTTDSETSDDPLLYAYDTAYNGFAASLDEQQAQTLLGSDSVLGLYEDTLYHLHTTRTPQFLGLDTQTGLWEGHRTLELDQASRDVIIGVLDTGVWPESPSFNDAGMPEIPSRWRGECENATDFSSSLCNRKLIGARSFSRGFHMAAGNDGGFGKEREPPSPRDSDGHGTHTASTAAGSHVGNASLLGYASGTARGMAPQARVATYKVCWSDGCFASDILAGMDRAIRDGVDVLSLSLGGGSGPYFRDTIAIGAFAAMERGIFVSCSAGNSGPSKASLANVAPWLMTVGAGTLDRDFPASALLGNKKRFAGVSLYSGKGMGAEPVGLVYSKGSNQSGILCLPGSLDPAVVRGKVVLCDRGLNARVEKGKVVKEAGGIGMILTNTAANGEELVADSHLLPAVAVGRIVGDQIREYVTSDPNPTAVLSFSGTVLNVRPSPVVAAFSSRGPNMITKQILKPDVIGPGVNILAGWSEAIGPSGLPQDSRKSQFNIMSGTSMSCPHISGLGALLKAAHPDWSPSAIKSALMTTAYVHDNTNSPLRDAAGGEFSTPWAHGAGHVNPQKALSPGLVYDAKARDYIAFLCSLDYSPDHLQLIVKRAGVNCSRKLSDPGQLNYPSFSVVFDSVVFDAKKVVRYTRTVTNVGEAGSVYDVVVDGPSMVGITVYPTKLEFGKVGERKRYTVTFVSKKGASDDLVRSAFGSITWKNEQHQVRSPVAFAWTEL